DNA from Aquaspirillum sp. LM1:
GGGTTTTAAATCCATCAAGCATGCCGAGCTGGCGCTGGGTGACCTGAATGTGGTGATTGGTGCCAATGGTGCCGGCAAATCCAACCTGATCGGCGTGTTTCGCCTGCTGGAACAGGTGCTGTCGCGTCATCTGCAAATCCATGTGGCCAGCGAGCCGGATCGTCTGCTGCACCATGGTCGCAAAAAAACCCCCACCCTGACGGCAAAATTTCAGTTTGCCCAATGTGTGTATGACTTCACCCTGGATGCCGTGCAGGACTCGCTGGTTTTTGCGCGAGAGGGCGTTCTGTACGTTGGCAGTGGCAATATGGGCACCGCTATCGCCGTTGGCCACAAGGAAAGCCAGTTGGATGAGATGGCGCAGGCCAAAGGCATATCACGCGCCGCCTTGCCCGATGTCCGCCATCTGGCGGTGCATCACTTTCACGATACCTCGGACAGCTCACCGGCCAAGCAAGGCTGCTACATCGACGACAATCGCTTTTTCCGCCCGGATGCGGCCAATCTGCCGGCCTATCTGTACTGGCTGCAAGAGCAACACCCCACCCAGTTTCGCCATATCGAAGAGCACATCCGGCTGGCCGCGCCGTTTTTTGAGCGCTTTGAATTGGCACCATCGCGGCTGAACCCGCGCAAAATCAAGCTGGAATGGCGGCAAACCGGCTCGGATGCCTATTTTGACGCCTATTCACTGTCGGATGGCACCTTGCGCTTTATCTGCCTGGCCACCCTACTGCTGCAACCCACGCCGCCGGCGCTGATCTTGCTGGATGAGCCCGAGCTTGGCTTGCACCCGTTCGCCATCCGCATGCTGGCCGACATGCTGGAAGCGGCATCCAGCTGCGCGCAGGTGTTGCTGGCCACCCAATCGGTCACCTTGCTCAACCACATGGCCCCCCAGGATGTGATTGTGGCCGAGAACGACGGTGTGCAAACCGACTTTCGCCGGCTGGACGAGCACGCCCTGTCAAGCTGGCTGGAGGCGTTCAGCCTGGGTGAACTGTGGGAAAAAAACCTGCTGGGCGGCCGGCCATGACCCGGCTATTGATGCTGGTGGAAGGCCAGTCGGAAGAAAGCTTCGTCAAGCGTACCCTGGCTCCGCATCTGGCGGAATATGGTGTATTTGTGCAGGTTATCCTACTGTGGACCAAACGCCTGCCCAGCGGCAGCGGCCATCGCGGCGGCGCCTGCACATGGGCGCAAATCCGCAGCAATCTGGACAAACTGCGCACTGACCGCCACGCCTGGCTGACCACCTTGCTGGATTTTTACGGTCTGCCCGACGATGTGCCAGGTTATCAAGAGGCCATCTTGCCCGGCGATCCGCGCCAGCGCGTCCAGCGCCTGCAAGATGCCCTGGGCGAGGCCATCCGGCATCCGCGCTTTATCCCGTTTTTGGCCCTGCATGAATTTGAAGCCTGGGCGTTTGCTAACTGCCAGGTGCTGGCCACGCACTTTGGCCGCGCCGATCTGCAACAGCAAGCGGCCAAAATAGTTGCCATGGCCGGCGAGCCCGAGCGCATCAACCATGGCCCCGACACCCATCCCAAAGCGCGCCTGCGTGCGATGGGCGTGGGCTACAAAGAAACCTCGGACGGCCCGGTTTTATTGGGCAAAATCGGTATTCCCGCCATCCGTGCCGCCTGCCCACACTTTGCCGACTGGCTGAGCCAGCTGGAAAACCTCCCCACCCGCACGAAAGAATGCCCACCATGACCTCAGCCTGTGAACTCTGCGCCACCGACGGTGGCGAACTGCTCTACCGCGACGCCAAGCTGCGCATCGTGCTGGTCAACGACGCCGATTATCCCGCGTTCTGCCGGGTGATCTGGAACGCCCATGTGCGTGAAATGACCGACCTGCCGGCGGTGGACCG
Protein-coding regions in this window:
- a CDS encoding AAA family ATPase encodes the protein MKTLHTLTIEGFKSIKHAELALGDLNVVIGANGAGKSNLIGVFRLLEQVLSRHLQIHVASEPDRLLHHGRKKTPTLTAKFQFAQCVYDFTLDAVQDSLVFAREGVLYVGSGNMGTAIAVGHKESQLDEMAQAKGISRAALPDVRHLAVHHFHDTSDSSPAKQGCYIDDNRFFRPDAANLPAYLYWLQEQHPTQFRHIEEHIRLAAPFFERFELAPSRLNPRKIKLEWRQTGSDAYFDAYSLSDGTLRFICLATLLLQPTPPALILLDEPELGLHPFAIRMLADMLEAASSCAQVLLATQSVTLLNHMAPQDVIVAENDGVQTDFRRLDEHALSSWLEAFSLGELWEKNLLGGRP
- a CDS encoding DUF4276 family protein; amino-acid sequence: MTRLLMLVEGQSEESFVKRTLAPHLAEYGVFVQVILLWTKRLPSGSGHRGGACTWAQIRSNLDKLRTDRHAWLTTLLDFYGLPDDVPGYQEAILPGDPRQRVQRLQDALGEAIRHPRFIPFLALHEFEAWAFANCQVLATHFGRADLQQQAAKIVAMAGEPERINHGPDTHPKARLRAMGVGYKETSDGPVLLGKIGIPAIRAACPHFADWLSQLENLPTRTKECPP